In Panicum virgatum strain AP13 chromosome 5K, P.virgatum_v5, whole genome shotgun sequence, the genomic window AACCACTTGCTGGCACGTACTAGTCGATAGTAATAGTAGGCCTCTTGCATGCGCGGCACACGGCCGGGAACGCTAGCTTCGGCACGCGCCACGTCTGTTATTATTTTTATACCAGCACGTAGTAGAAGGCGCCGTGCTGGAGCGGGTGGACGGTGCGGCCCGACGCGTCGACGGGGACCTGCTCGATGTCGaggccgcgctcgccggcgcagcGGAACAGCACGGCCGCCTCGCCGAACTGCGCCCGCACGtccagcctcgccgccgcgacgGCGTGAGCCACGCTCTTGCCCGTGGCGGTGTCCGCGACGCAcagcgccgcgacgccgccgccctcctgctGCGCGTGCGCCCCTGTGGGCGccgacggcgccgcggcggccgcggaaacGGCGGCAGGAGCGACGGTCCCGACGCCGAGGAGGGCCCCGTCCGCGGCGAGTCCTGCATGCGCCCGTGTAGAGAGACAGTCAAACAAATGGGGAAGTATTAACTGCGGCGAAGTTATTGTCCCGTGGCCCGTGAATTCAGAAATCAAAGGCGTTTGAAGAAACCCAAGTAAAGATGACAGTAGTCCGGCCCAATGCATGCGTGCGTGAAGAGCTGAAAGGAGCCTTGAATTGCCATGCACACGCACGCCCCCTGTAGTGTGAAAGGAAGTTTAAGGGGCTTTGCTTGGACGTCGAGCGGCAGAAATTTGACCAccgtcacttcagtcttttcaGGAACGTACCTACGCATGCAAAATTTACCTTCTACCCTTTTTTTCTACAGAGGGAAGCTAGAAGCTACCATGACAAGACCTCACACAAGGAGGCACAATTTATGAGTTGTGTCTCGCAACCAAGAAGCCATCACCCATAGGGTTGCATTTGGATCCCGAGGTTTAGCCCTTGCTTAAATGCAAggcgtaaaatttttgaaagcgcatttgaaatattaaatatagattaattataaaactaattacagaattcGTCTATAGACTACGAAACGAATTAACTAAAACAAATTAATCTGacattagcacatgtttactatcacaatttattgtctaattatgacctaattagactcattagatttgtcccgtaatttacaagcaaactatgcaattaatttttcatTTTgcctagatttaatacttcatacatgtgcCGCAAGATTGTTTTGAAACtttaaattttgcatctaaacaaggcgtTATTTTACTTTTCTTCAATTGAAAACCATACAATTCATCAGGTCTTCTAAAATTGAGAAGGCTAAGTTATTGCCCCCTTTTCTACTTGCATTATTGCTTCAACATTGATGACAAGCTACATGCAAACACCACATCTCTACAAATTTGTTTTTATAAACCAGAATTGCAATCATGCTGTAAACCTTATGCTTCTCGTACCCCCAACTCTAGTCATTTCATCAACATGTCGATTGGAATATAGAATTTTTGGATACAAGCACGCGTGCAAAAGATGGTTTCGTTACGTGCCGCATTGGATGCATCTACATATGATGATATGATGTTTTGTCACCATGAAATAGTTCCCTCTCACATCTTTCACTTTTTGTTCTtgcgccgtgtttagttccaaaaatcaaaattctaattttttttcggCATctacatggagacttaaatctagacgaaataaaaaacgcattgtgATTGCTGCctataaatcacgagacgaatctaatgaacctaattaagcTGTAGTTAggcgctaaattgctacagtaatgctgcaGTAAACAACCTCTGATGACGaattaattaagctcattagatttgtttcGCGATTtatagacgagttctgtaattatttttatgattagtctatgtttagtatttcaaatgtaGCAAGATGactttttaaaaattttatgaggcaactaaacacggcTTTGATGGGGCGAACAAGGGCAAATTTTGGTCTTTTTCTATAGCTTTGCGTTTACAAACTGACAATTTTTCACAACTTTTATCATGCATGTGGGAAAGTGATGCATGAAAAAGGCTGTGACAAGATTGAACATGTACAGGAGATTTTGCATGGCCTAATCTCTCCTGATTGCCACATGCATCCCTTTAGGCATACAAACACTGACAGTGCCCTTTTGTCTTGGGATCGGTAAGATGTGATTGGAGCTTTTCAtcaaaaggaggaggagaagaagtgaTTGGAACCCTAATGGGAATGGGTGCAATCCCACACAAGCAAAGCATGCATATTGAACCTCCTTTTTTAGCAAGGGAAACTAGTAGTACCGTATTTTTCAGTGAAAAAAAAAGCTAGCGCTTTGTCAAATACTGCATGCTCCTATGTCATAACTAGCAATGCACACTGTATTTAAATTCAAACGAACCTGAAAGAGAGAGACAATATACTACAGGAGAAATGACCCTCCTGATGATCATGTGATGCGACACACACTGACAGTCCTAATCCATACAAACACAATCCATGCATATGAGATGGTATAATCAAGTGATCACATCATACCTTGCAGATGCAGGAGATCATAGCTGGCGACGACACCATTAGGAGCGGCAGCACTCGCAGGCAAGCCTGGCAGCCCAGCCGTAGAAGCGGCGACGCTCGCCACGGTGACAGCGGCGTCCGGCGTTGCCGCAAGGGGTGAAGTAGTGGCAGCGATGGAGGCCGCGTCCACAGCCGTGCAATCGCCGAAGCAGTACGGCAGCAACCCCAGCTTTGTGGAGTCCTCGTGCGCCACCTCCCTGGCCACGGCGTTCGTCGGTGCCGCTGCGGTGGTGTTCTTGCTGAGCTCGAGCTGATGAtgatcagcgccgccgccccctggacAGTACTGCCCGAGCCCCGCGCCCCAGGCGCAGGTTCTTTGGCCGGCGATGGCTGGGCCAGTCACCTCGTTGCACCGCCCCAAGAATGCACCCGCGGGCAACGACGCCGGCGGGTGCTGTTGCACGGGCACCGGCATGTACTGCCCCGCGAGAATGGCGGCGACCTCGGCGGCCGACAGGCAGTAGCCCTGCTGCCACGGCTGGAAGATGGGCTCGTCGGAGGACACGAGGTCCTGCACCTtgtgcgcgggcggcgaggtcggAGCCGCCACGGGCTGGCCCTGGTAGTACATCTGGGGGCACGCCGCGGCGAGCGGCCCGAGCAggtccatggccgccgccggggacatCTCCTGCGCCGCCCGCTTCGCGGCCGGCCTGCTGGACCCCGAGGAGCggtcggaggaggacgaggacgaggaagtGGGCGCCTGCTGCGCTGGCGACGGAAGCAGCTGGACCTGCTGCTGGGTCAGGAGCTGCGGCTGCGGGGCCGCCTGGagcgcgggcggcgtggcgaggggcggcggcgcagcggctgCCCCgcgggccggcgcgcgcgcggtgccCGCGGCGCGCAGCTTGTTTTTGGAGCGGGACTTGCGGTTCTGGAACCAGTAGAAGACGTTGGCGTCGCCGACCTGGCCGTACTCCTGCAGGCGCATGCGGATGCGCGGGATCTCGTCGCGCGGCGGGTTGACCATGCCGGAGTTGAAGATGGCCTCCAGGATCCGGATCTGCTCCGGCCTCGGGTTCCACCGCGGCTTCGGATCCGGGGTCCGCTCCTCGCCGCCTGCGTACAAAGATCAATCAGGCAAGCAATTCCCTCTCGATCTGCTTGGTCCCTCGCAGCAAAACCCTACTTGGAACTACCGGCACGTAAGTAAGGCTGCAACAGGATCATGCATGCACAGCACAGCTCGCTCGATCGGCACGGTGGTAGCGTACCTGCGAAGCCCGAGGAGGGGTGCTTGAGGCCgctagcggcggcgctggtggcgttgccgccgccgccgccggagaggaaCGGCGACGGCTCGGCGGCGTGCTTGTTGGACCTGAACATGCTGGGCCAGTGCCTGTTGTCGTTGAAGGAGGAGGCCATGCCGAGCGAGCCGCCTCGATCGATCTGCCCTACGCAACACTAGTCAAGCTCACGACGACGAGCTACCACCACCACTACTACCGGGGCGCCTGCACCTGCCGCTCAACCCTCTGGAGAAACCAACAGCTAGCGAGAGGCTCCTTCCTGACTACCGTGCCTCCCCCCCACCGTTTTGCTGTGGGTTTTCACctaggcaggcaggcaggcaaggCTCGCACGCTGCTGCCTCCTCTTATAATGGCCGCACCTACTCCGCCCGGCCCCGTCTCGATCGCGAAGCGAAATGTCGCCGCGCAATGAATGGTCTCCCAGTTCCACTGGCCGATGCGCTCCCCTTCTCGGAGAAGcgtgcgcgcggccggccgggccgggccccGTCGCGTCAGGGGTTCCTTGCTGACCGCTGCGCCGCTGGTGccggaccggaccggaccgAGGGTCTCGGCCTCTATCTCGGGTGCGCGAGGTGGCAGTGCTAAGGCTACCTCCAAGGGTGCCCTGTAAACCGCCCCCACCCCAGTAGAGGAGTTTTGGTGGGAAATCCGATCCAACGGCTTCCCCCACAGCTCTCTGTATAtacggggggagttgaaactccccccatATATAaggtgagtttcaactccccctatatctctaattacACCAtttcttcatgatattaatttcgtttgagccccgtaataTGATGATAATACGTATTATGACAGTAGaaatattgtatgattttttttaaattcaaaaatgataaataaatagttagttaatgagtgatagtatatagagggaatagatatggggggaatggttggagagaaagagttatagggggaggaatcttttggagggatgtagtaaaatatagtaaatagtacgtttggggggagttggatgtgGAGAATAGTTGGAGATAGCCTAATACGCCCTGCCACTGCGGCCAGGCAACGAGGACACGGAACGGAAGACACCGTACCCCCCGACGCGACGGGCGGGCCGCGGCCCGCGGCCCCCTGCTGCGTCTCGCTCGATCTGCCCTTTCACGGAGTAGGGTGGGGCGCGTGTGATGGCGACCTGGGGATGGACGACCGGCTCCTATCTGCCGGAAGGAAAGGAGAAACCGCTTGTGGCCGCGTCACACGGCGAGATGGCGCGGCCGAATTGTTGACTGCGGTCGGCCGGGTGAGGTTTGTTGCGAGGAAGAGGGTTTGTTTTTCTGGAAACAGAAACTGGCGGGGGGTACGTAACCGCAGCGCGAGTTACGCCCTCGCAGGAACAACTGAAACTTGCTGTGCATTTCgtcatttttttttgaggtaGTGCATTTCGTCATTTTGAGCGGGCGTTGGACGCTGCTGTCCACCTCCTGTGGCCGGATCCACAAGTCGTCGTCAggtgttccaaaaaaaaaagtcgtcGTCAGGTACGTATAGGATTGAATGTGTTTGTCTAGCACGTTGCTGCAGGCCGATTACGGATCGGAGGACACGACGGATTTCATCAGTAAATGCCGTGTGTGTGTACCGGTGCTGCTCGTCTAGTATTGGCACCAACAAGGCTTGTTCTGTGTACTATCTAGTGCATGAACGTGGATTTGTTTTCTTACATGCCTTG contains:
- the LOC120710123 gene encoding WUSCHEL-related homeobox 7-like, which gives rise to MASSFNDNRHWPSMFRSNKHAAEPSPFLSGGGGGNATSAAASGLKHPSSGFAGGEERTPDPKPRWNPRPEQIRILEAIFNSGMVNPPRDEIPRIRMRLQEYGQVGDANVFYWFQNRKSRSKNKLRAAGTARAPARGAAAAPPPLATPPALQAAPQPQLLTQQQVQLLPSPAQQAPTSSSSSSSDRSSGSSRPAAKRAAQEMSPAAAMDLLGPLAAACPQMYYQGQPVAAPTSPPAHKVQDLVSSDEPIFQPWQQGYCLSAAEVAAILAGQYMPVPVQQHPPASLPAGAFLGRCNEVTGPAIAGQRTCAWGAGLGQYCPGGGGADHHQLELSKNTTAAAPTNAVAREVAHEDSTKLGLLPYCFGDCTAVDAASIAATTSPLAATPDAAVTVASVAASTAGLPGLPASAAAPNGVVASYDLLHLQGGVRVHGNSRLLSALHARMHWAGLLSSLLGFLQTPLISEFTGHGTITSPQLILPHLFDCLSTRAHAGLAADGALLGVGTVAPAAVSAAAAAPSAPTGAHAQQEGGGVAALCVADTATGKSVAHAVAAARLDVRAQFGEAAVLFRCAGERGLDIEQVPVDASGRTVHPLQHGAFYYVLV